From the genome of Nicotiana sylvestris chromosome 2, ASM39365v2, whole genome shotgun sequence, one region includes:
- the LOC104232811 gene encoding chaperone protein dnaJ 11, chloroplastic produces the protein MISTSTRSFLQTPPPPVNIFSSGDSSALSPSSLTFRQSGYFTAAAATCASVETESTTSRYSTLPRNLIPASPASFYEILDIPMGATVQEIKAAYRRLARVCHPDVAAIDQKDSSADDFMKIHSAYSTLSDPDKRADYDRRLSRRRRSINLYSGGCSPSAMSGFTGYTPRNWETDQCW, from the coding sequence ATGATTTCCACTTCCACTCGTTCGTTTCTTCAAACCCCACCGCCGCCGGTGAATATATTCTCCTCCGGCGACAGTTCTGCTCTTTCACCGTCTTCTCTCACATTCCGGCAGTCCGGTTATTTCACGGCTGCCGCTGCGACCTGCGCTTCCGTCGAAACTGAATCCACTACTTCAAGGTATTCGACGCTGCCTCGTAACCTGATCCCTGCTTCTCCGGCGTCGTTTTACGAAATTCTAGATATTCCGATGGGCGCTACTGTCCAGGAGATCAAAGCTGCTTACCGGAGATTAGCTAGAGTTTGCCATCCCGATGTGGCggcgattgatcagaaggactcgTCGGCGGACGATTTCATGAAGATTCATTCTGCTTATTCCACTCTATCCGATCCGGACAAACGTGCCGATTATGACCGACGCCTTTCCCGGAGGCGCCGGAGCATCAATTTGTATTCCGGCGGTTGTTCTCCTTCAGCAATGTCGGGATTCACCGGCTATACTCCCCGGAACTGGGAGACAGATCAGTGCTGGTAG